A section of the Pimelobacter simplex genome encodes:
- a CDS encoding 4-(cytidine 5'-diphospho)-2-C-methyl-D-erythritol kinase, which yields MTQDAVTVRAPAKINLHLGVGSPRPDGLHPLATVYQAVGLYDDVSVTDAATWSVELAEPVAGVPLDDDNIAIRAGRALAAHHGIDRAAAITIAKGIPVMGGMAGGSADAAATLLALDRLWDLQTSDDDLLRIAGTLGSDVPFALVGGTALGTGHGQLVTPVEDTSSVWWVVVLSDEGLSTPAVYRHFDELSPDAPADPPVPEALIEALAGGYADEIGDLLANDLWPAARDLRPDLVDVEVALRSLSPDGVLLSGSGPTLLMLHEGVEEARAAAADLTERGYRCTLAPGPVAGAHVVTYA from the coding sequence ATGACCCAGGACGCCGTGACCGTGCGTGCTCCCGCCAAGATCAACCTGCACCTCGGTGTCGGCAGTCCTCGTCCCGACGGGCTGCACCCCCTGGCGACCGTCTACCAGGCCGTCGGCCTCTACGACGACGTCTCGGTCACCGACGCCGCGACGTGGTCGGTCGAGCTGGCCGAGCCGGTCGCCGGCGTACCCCTCGACGACGACAACATCGCCATCCGCGCGGGCCGGGCGCTCGCCGCGCACCACGGCATCGACCGCGCGGCCGCGATCACCATCGCCAAGGGGATCCCGGTCATGGGCGGCATGGCCGGCGGCTCGGCCGACGCCGCCGCGACGCTCCTCGCGCTCGACCGGCTCTGGGACCTGCAGACCTCCGACGACGACCTGCTCCGCATCGCGGGCACCCTCGGCTCCGACGTGCCGTTCGCGCTCGTCGGCGGTACGGCGCTCGGGACCGGCCACGGCCAGCTCGTCACGCCCGTCGAGGACACCAGCTCGGTGTGGTGGGTCGTCGTCCTCTCCGACGAGGGACTCTCCACGCCCGCGGTCTACCGCCACTTCGACGAGCTCTCGCCCGACGCCCCGGCCGACCCCCCGGTCCCCGAGGCGCTGATCGAGGCCCTCGCCGGCGGGTACGCCGACGAGATCGGCGATCTCCTCGCCAACGACCTCTGGCCCGCCGCGCGCGACCTGCGCCCCGACCTCGTGGACGTCGAGGTGGCCCTGCGCAGCCTCAGCCCGGACGGCGTCCTCCTCTCCGGTTCCGGCCCCACCCTCCTGATGCTCCACGAGGGCGTCGAGGAGGCGCGGG